A region from the Aegilops tauschii subsp. strangulata cultivar AL8/78 chromosome 5, Aet v6.0, whole genome shotgun sequence genome encodes:
- the LOC120964458 gene encoding uncharacterized protein, with protein MEAAANKRSGIGSGATAAAEEEKGRKRGHGSTALFVAVDYAFLLAFAGFLSYLVVSQVLPSAI; from the coding sequence ATGGAGGCAGCGGCGAACAAGCGCAGCGGCATCGGGTCCGGCGCCacggcggccgcggaggaggagaagggccGCAAGAGGGGCCACGGATCCACCGCGCTGTTCGTGGCGGTGGACTACGCCTTCCTGCTCGCCTTCGCCGGGTTCCTCTCCTACCTCGTCGTCTCCCAGGTCCTCCCTTCCGCCATCTAG
- the LOC109786979 gene encoding nifU-like protein 2, chloroplastic → MQAAVAAAAWTPTTSPSTSSSSFKVGVSPRLRGRRTPSAAATSVAVSTRQPLEVVRPIADPNPVVDSPLTAENVELVLDQVRPYLMADGGNVALHEIDGNVVRLKLQGACGACPSSVMTMRMGIQRRLMDEIPEIAAVEAITDKEAGLKLNEENVEKVLDEIRPYLTGAGGGNLRFVAINKFFVKVQLKGPAAGVAAVRVAVAKKLREKIPSITAVRLLP, encoded by the exons ATGCAGGCGGCGGTAGCGGCGGCGGCATGGACGCCGACCACCTCGCCgtctacctcctcctcctccttcaaG GTTGGGGTCTCACCGCGCTTGCGTGGGAGGAGAACGCCCTCTGCCGCGGCAACTTCGGTTGCCGTGTCCACTCGCCAGCCGCTGGAAG TTGTTCGACCCATTGCCGACCCGAATCCGGTGGTCGATTCGCCATTAACCGCTGAAAATGTGGAGCTTGTTCTGGATCAAGTCCGGCCGTATCTCATGGCAGACGGCGGCAATGTTGCCTTGCATGAGATCGACGGGAATGTAGTGAGGCTCAAGCTGCAAGGAGCATGCGGGGCGTGCCCGAGCTCGGTGATGACCATGAGGATGGGCATTCAGCGGCGTTTGATGGATGAAATACCAGAGATTGCTGCAGTTGAAGCTATCACGGACAAGGAGGCTGGGCTTAAGCTGAACGAAGAGAATGTTGAAAAG GTACTCGATGAGATCAGGCCATACCTCACCGGCGCTGGAGGCGGTAATCTCAGGTTTGTTGCGATCAACAAATTCTTCGTGAAAGTCCAACTCAAGGGCCCTGCAGCAGGTGTGGCGGCCGTCCGAGTTGCTGTAGCAAAGAAGCTCAGAGAGAAGATCCCATCCATCACAGCTGTCCGGCTATTGCCGTAA